Proteins from one Leptospira meyeri genomic window:
- a CDS encoding ATP--guanido phosphotransferase, whose protein sequence is MRFCRFCGTTEIQFRKSGKFGCVHCVSVFEYPKPNFKKLISEKQIQTLENFVKKNTKYLTLLSLRTRITRNLKSKLFPFYEPSDIEIKRMLVERKIDSFLYPNGSLPTETRDKNLVSTMGLYLGSEDHLRFEKILSGEEWKREMFRPHSGSQTRLFRFLFQKEIWAKLPGLGFISSCPTNLGAGRRDSVLLGVDPELAIGFFSNLKTLSEFGIEFAPSTDHRLRNIGKDRVLVVKISWKNASVVQKRQFYKILGLLGSY, encoded by the coding sequence GTCGTTTTTGCGGAACCACAGAAATCCAGTTTCGTAAAAGCGGCAAGTTTGGTTGTGTCCACTGCGTTTCTGTTTTTGAATATCCCAAACCAAATTTCAAAAAATTAATTTCGGAAAAACAAATCCAAACTTTGGAAAACTTTGTAAAAAAAAATACAAAGTATTTAACTCTATTATCTTTAAGAACAAGAATCACAAGAAATCTAAAATCGAAACTTTTTCCTTTTTACGAACCTTCCGATATAGAGATAAAACGAATGTTAGTTGAAAGAAAAATAGATTCATTTCTTTATCCCAATGGGTCTTTACCTACCGAAACACGAGATAAAAATCTGGTTTCTACGATGGGTTTATATTTGGGATCGGAAGACCACCTTCGTTTTGAAAAAATTCTCTCCGGTGAGGAATGGAAACGAGAAATGTTTCGGCCTCATTCGGGAAGCCAAACTCGCCTATTTCGTTTTTTGTTTCAGAAGGAGATTTGGGCGAAACTCCCGGGACTCGGGTTTATTTCGTCCTGTCCGACCAATTTGGGAGCAGGAAGGAGAGATTCGGTCCTACTAGGAGTGGATCCAGAGCTTGCGATTGGGTTTTTTTCAAATTTAAAAACATTGTCTGAATTTGGTATAGAATTTGCTCCTTCCACCGATCATAGACTTAGGAACATCGGAAAAGACCGGGTTCTTGTCGTAAAAATCTCGTGGAAGAACGCCTCCGTGGTTCAAAAACGTCAGTTTTACAAAATTCTTGGTTTACTCGGCTCGTATTAA
- a CDS encoding ATP-dependent Clp protease ATP-binding subunit, giving the protein MLEFTKRAKRVINEIAQDEAKRLGSDFIGPEHILLGLLREEDSVAIKILTNLNINLNELRKEVEKRTREGSGALLLDVSQGQDKYQKMIEVSKEEAKRLKHNYVGTEHILLALLRDNNNIAGGSLSSFSVNYNVIKSEILRLLGAPPSGAVGGTTGTQGATQGQTQQQAAPRQEKSKTPILDEFARDLTQLAREKKLDPVIGRSKEIERVIQILSRKTKNNPVLVGESGVGKTAIVEGLAQAVIEKLVPDLLFDKRVLSLDLASLIAGTKYRGEFEERLKKIMKEIVTSQNIIIFIDELHTLIGAGAAEGAVDAANILKPALARGELQCIGATTNNEYRKYIEKDSALERRFQMVKVLEPSVDDAVLILDGLKKAYEAHHKVRYSEKAIEQAVKLSHRYINDRFLPDKAIDIIDEAGAKARLANCQRPNEIKEIEEEIKGLSVKKEDLVRSQEYEKAAAVRDEVNRKKGQLEEKTKQWQERMEGYAVSIEEEDILSVVSLWTGIPLKKMEQSENTKLLNLEEDIKNRIVGQTDAIEKVARAVRRSRTGLKSEKRPTGSFIFLGPTGVGKTELAKALAEQLFGSEDNMLRIDMSEYMEPHAVSRLIGAPPGYVGYDDGGQLTEFVRRKPYSLVLLDEIEKAHHDLFNILLQIMEEGNLTDTKGRKVNFRDTIIIMTSNIAAKEISKGGRLGFEDFADERETYKAEQAREQLKKHFNPEFLNRVDEVVYFAPLKKEEIVNIVDIMLKDFNKRLTEKKVLVDLSQTAKEHFATIGYDQNYGARPLRRVFQRELEDYMAVQSLKGVYDNPTKILVDFAEGKLVYSESPWSDYKEIPKKDDGSSPSTEEKDLALV; this is encoded by the coding sequence ATGTTGGAATTCACAAAAAGAGCAAAAAGAGTCATCAACGAAATCGCCCAAGATGAGGCAAAACGTTTGGGTTCCGATTTTATCGGTCCTGAGCACATTCTACTTGGGCTTCTCCGGGAGGAGGACTCTGTCGCGATCAAGATTCTTACGAATCTAAATATCAATTTAAACGAACTTCGTAAAGAAGTCGAAAAAAGAACTCGTGAGGGTTCGGGTGCCTTGCTTTTGGATGTAAGCCAAGGACAAGACAAATACCAAAAAATGATCGAAGTTTCTAAAGAGGAAGCAAAACGCCTCAAACATAACTATGTTGGAACAGAACACATTCTATTGGCATTATTACGTGATAATAATAATATCGCAGGCGGATCATTATCATCTTTTAGCGTAAATTATAACGTCATTAAATCTGAAATTTTACGACTTCTCGGCGCGCCACCTTCTGGTGCTGTGGGTGGAACAACTGGCACACAAGGGGCAACCCAAGGCCAAACACAACAACAAGCTGCCCCCAGACAAGAAAAGAGTAAAACTCCTATTTTGGATGAGTTTGCAAGGGATCTAACCCAACTGGCTCGTGAGAAAAAATTGGATCCAGTCATTGGTCGTTCCAAAGAAATCGAACGAGTCATCCAAATCCTTTCTCGTAAAACGAAAAACAATCCGGTTCTTGTAGGAGAATCGGGTGTTGGGAAAACGGCCATCGTCGAGGGTCTTGCCCAAGCCGTAATCGAAAAATTGGTCCCTGATCTCCTTTTCGATAAACGAGTGTTATCTCTCGATTTGGCAAGTCTTATTGCAGGAACAAAATATCGTGGTGAATTCGAGGAACGATTGAAAAAAATCATGAAGGAAATCGTTACCTCGCAAAACATCATTATCTTTATTGATGAGTTACACACTCTGATTGGAGCCGGTGCGGCAGAAGGTGCAGTGGATGCAGCAAACATTCTAAAACCAGCTCTTGCCCGTGGGGAGTTACAATGTATCGGTGCCACAACCAATAACGAATATCGTAAATACATCGAAAAAGATTCTGCTTTGGAAAGAAGATTCCAAATGGTAAAGGTTCTAGAACCTTCTGTAGATGATGCGGTTCTCATTCTAGATGGTTTGAAAAAAGCATACGAAGCACACCATAAGGTCCGTTATTCGGAAAAAGCGATCGAACAAGCGGTTAAGTTATCGCACCGTTATATCAACGATCGTTTTTTACCAGACAAAGCCATCGATATCATTGATGAGGCAGGGGCAAAGGCACGTCTTGCCAATTGCCAACGTCCTAATGAAATCAAAGAAATAGAAGAAGAAATCAAAGGTCTTTCTGTTAAAAAAGAAGATTTAGTTCGTAGCCAAGAGTATGAAAAGGCTGCAGCCGTTCGCGATGAAGTGAATCGTAAAAAAGGCCAGTTGGAAGAAAAAACCAAACAATGGCAAGAACGAATGGAAGGGTATGCTGTTTCCATTGAAGAAGAGGACATTCTTTCCGTTGTTAGTCTCTGGACAGGAATCCCTTTGAAAAAAATGGAACAGTCCGAAAATACCAAACTTCTCAATTTGGAAGAGGATATCAAAAATCGTATTGTTGGCCAAACCGATGCCATCGAAAAAGTAGCACGTGCAGTCCGCCGTTCACGCACAGGTCTCAAAAGTGAAAAACGTCCTACTGGTTCGTTTATTTTCCTTGGACCAACCGGTGTGGGAAAAACGGAACTCGCTAAGGCACTCGCAGAACAACTGTTTGGATCAGAGGATAATATGCTCCGCATTGATATGTCGGAATATATGGAACCTCATGCAGTTTCAAGACTCATTGGAGCTCCTCCAGGTTACGTAGGATATGATGATGGTGGTCAACTCACAGAGTTTGTCAGAAGAAAACCCTATAGTTTGGTACTTCTTGATGAAATTGAAAAAGCTCACCATGATCTTTTTAACATCCTGCTTCAAATTATGGAAGAAGGGAATTTAACTGATACGAAGGGTCGTAAGGTAAACTTCCGCGATACGATCATCATCATGACATCGAATATCGCTGCGAAAGAAATTTCGAAAGGTGGGCGATTGGGTTTTGAAGACTTTGCAGACGAAAGAGAAACCTACAAAGCAGAACAAGCTCGTGAACAGTTAAAAAAACATTTTAATCCAGAATTCCTCAACCGTGTGGATGAAGTGGTTTACTTTGCTCCTCTAAAAAAAGAAGAGATTGTAAACATTGTGGATATTATGTTGAAAGACTTTAACAAACGTTTGACTGAAAAGAAAGTGCTTGTGGATCTTTCGCAAACAGCAAAAGAACATTTTGCAACCATTGGATACGACCAAAACTATGGAGCTCGTCCACTGAGACGTGTGTTCCAAAGAGAATTGGAAGATTATATGGCGGTGCAGTCTTTGAAAGGTGTTTATGACAACCCTACAAAGATCCTCGTTGATTTTGCAGAGGGAAAATTAGTGTATTCGGAATCTCCTTGGTCTGATTACAAAGAAATTCCGAAAAAAGACGACGGTTCTTCTCCGAGCACAGAGGAAAAAGATTTGGCTCTCGTCTAG
- a CDS encoding tetratricopeptide repeat protein codes for MKHLILTFSVTCLLVTSLHSQGKEQVGSAYFQAVDEYKVKNYNKSIELVKSLLTDGKSSYEFYALLAFNYDKLNDFENSYKNMLEARKRKPDDEDLLQASLAILTRHKKWKPAIELAEKTIPLYPQNPEVRYFYALALSEKGASKTALSQIEKAKAGSPNDFRMLELEGKIYYNLKNYDKADVSLRWASSLKQNSAEIWNNLALVQESLYKTNKKLGKKSQANTYLAEAKECIQKASDLNGESNTIKENSKRIVALSDL; via the coding sequence ATGAAACATTTGATTCTCACTTTTTCAGTTACTTGTCTTCTTGTAACATCCCTTCACTCTCAAGGAAAAGAACAAGTAGGTTCAGCTTATTTCCAAGCTGTGGATGAATATAAGGTTAAAAATTATAACAAGTCAATTGAACTTGTAAAAAGTTTACTTACCGATGGCAAATCGTCTTATGAGTTTTACGCACTACTTGCATTTAACTATGATAAGTTGAATGACTTTGAAAATTCTTATAAAAATATGTTGGAAGCAAGGAAACGGAAACCGGACGACGAAGACCTTTTACAAGCAAGTCTTGCAATTTTAACACGTCATAAAAAGTGGAAACCTGCGATCGAACTTGCTGAAAAAACCATTCCTTTGTATCCTCAGAATCCTGAAGTAAGATACTTCTATGCGTTAGCACTTTCAGAAAAAGGTGCATCCAAAACAGCTCTCTCCCAAATCGAAAAAGCAAAGGCAGGAAGCCCTAATGATTTTCGAATGTTAGAGTTGGAAGGAAAAATTTATTATAACCTAAAAAACTATGATAAAGCTGATGTGAGTTTGAGATGGGCATCTTCTTTAAAACAAAATTCTGCTGAAATTTGGAATAACCTTGCTTTGGTTCAAGAATCATTATATAAAACAAATAAAAAGTTGGGAAAAAAATCCCAAGCAAACACTTATTTGGCGGAAGCAAAAGAATGCATCCAAAAGGCTTCTGACCTAAACGGAGAAAGTAATACAATCAAAGAAAACTCTAAACGGATTGTAGCGCTCAGCGACTTGTGA
- the mtaB gene encoding tRNA (N(6)-L-threonylcarbamoyladenosine(37)-C(2))-methylthiotransferase MtaB, whose translation MKIKFHTLGCRLNFFETDGMYSVLKDKGFSLAEAQEEAQYIVVNTCTVTNKADVKNRNIIRNAIRTNPGAKVYVTGCYAETDKEILQNIPGVFGVFGNSEKSALPYKILEDWEGKDSYPEKTLDRFAYSDVLPEGHTRSYLKIQDGCNRKCSYCKIPAARGLGVSRNYNDVLDQVRYLQDNGVGEIQLTGVNLGWYRLENGEKGFLNLLEDILKILEYSRIRLSSIEPPDVGSGLLDLMKHPRFCKFLHVPIQSGSRKVLKDMRRTYHPDAFRTRIELAKEKLPNLFLGTDVIVGFPSETELEFQETKDLLVELGFAKLHVFPYSVRKGTTAESFGDPIPGDEKKRRVLDLMSLSSTLHTKYAESVIGKTYEAILESDGRLVTDNYLKGRLENSEIFSTLQKGQFVDVRCLEYKPAKDKEGEFVFGLSL comes from the coding sequence GTGAAAATTAAGTTTCATACGCTTGGCTGTCGGTTGAATTTTTTTGAAACCGATGGTATGTACTCTGTATTAAAAGACAAAGGTTTTTCTCTGGCGGAAGCTCAGGAAGAGGCACAGTATATTGTTGTGAATACATGTACGGTGACAAATAAGGCTGATGTAAAAAATCGAAATATTATTCGTAATGCCATCCGAACAAATCCTGGTGCAAAGGTTTATGTGACTGGTTGTTATGCAGAAACTGATAAAGAAATTTTACAAAATATTCCCGGTGTATTCGGAGTTTTTGGAAATTCCGAAAAAAGTGCTCTTCCTTATAAGATTTTAGAAGATTGGGAAGGGAAAGACAGTTATCCCGAGAAAACACTGGATCGTTTTGCTTATTCCGATGTTCTGCCAGAAGGTCATACTCGATCTTATCTAAAAATCCAAGATGGATGCAATCGGAAATGTTCTTATTGTAAAATACCAGCAGCTCGTGGGCTTGGTGTTAGTCGAAATTATAATGATGTTTTGGACCAAGTTCGGTATCTCCAAGATAATGGAGTTGGTGAAATTCAGTTAACGGGTGTTAATTTGGGTTGGTATCGATTGGAGAATGGCGAAAAAGGATTCCTCAATCTTTTGGAAGATATTTTAAAGATTTTAGAATACTCTAGGATTCGCCTTTCATCTATTGAACCACCAGATGTAGGTTCTGGTTTGTTAGACTTAATGAAACATCCACGATTTTGTAAATTTTTGCACGTCCCCATCCAGAGTGGGAGTCGTAAGGTTTTGAAGGATATGCGAAGGACTTATCATCCTGATGCATTTCGAACCAGGATCGAACTTGCCAAAGAAAAGCTACCAAACCTGTTTCTCGGAACCGACGTAATTGTTGGATTTCCATCGGAAACGGAATTAGAGTTTCAAGAAACAAAGGATTTATTGGTCGAACTTGGATTTGCAAAGTTACATGTATTTCCCTATTCTGTTCGAAAGGGAACAACGGCTGAATCGTTTGGTGATCCAATTCCTGGTGATGAAAAAAAACGCAGAGTATTGGATTTGATGTCACTTAGTTCCACTCTTCATACAAAGTATGCAGAGTCTGTCATAGGAAAAACCTATGAAGCCATTCTTGAAAGTGATGGTAGGTTAGTGACTGATAATTATTTGAAAGGTCGATTGGAAAATTCAGAAATTTTTAGCACTCTACAAAAAGGTCAATTCGTTGATGTTAGGTGCTTGGAATACAAACCCGCCAAAGATAAAGAAGGTGAGTTCGTTTTTGGCCTGTCCCTTTAG
- a CDS encoding efflux RND transporter periplasmic adaptor subunit — MDRKKLSIVGFIFVMVLIVTIYLFLRNSQSNRLKIERGSLVEAVYALGTVKPVESFSLKFGIAASVREIFVEEGQMVTKGQALLTNDSGITFRSPFTGTLTKLNVAKNETAMPGLPLLEIQNLKEVYISVSLDQESALRVKPGQAVQLSFESIRGNVYKGKVERIYPSNGQFLVRIEPHELPQGILPDMTTDVAIEVSSKENVVLVPLVAVDRGKIYRFRDGKRDRIEIRIGAINSEFGELIQGDLIEGDEVLVKN; from the coding sequence ATGGATCGTAAAAAGTTATCTATCGTTGGTTTTATCTTTGTAATGGTTCTAATCGTTACAATTTACCTTTTCCTTAGAAATTCCCAATCCAATCGTTTAAAAATCGAAAGAGGTTCTTTGGTAGAAGCAGTTTATGCTTTAGGAACTGTCAAACCTGTTGAAAGTTTTAGTTTAAAGTTTGGAATTGCTGCTTCCGTTCGAGAAATTTTTGTGGAAGAAGGACAAATGGTCACGAAAGGGCAGGCTCTTCTCACCAACGATTCAGGGATTACTTTTCGATCTCCTTTTACAGGCACCTTGACAAAGTTAAATGTTGCTAAAAACGAAACAGCAATGCCTGGACTTCCTCTTTTAGAAATCCAGAATTTAAAAGAAGTATACATCTCTGTGTCATTGGACCAAGAATCGGCTTTAAGGGTCAAACCTGGCCAAGCAGTCCAACTTAGTTTTGAATCCATTCGTGGAAATGTGTATAAGGGAAAGGTAGAAAGGATTTATCCTTCGAACGGCCAGTTTTTAGTTCGTATTGAGCCACATGAACTTCCGCAGGGGATTTTGCCTGATATGACAACGGATGTTGCGATAGAAGTTTCATCAAAAGAAAATGTCGTTTTAGTTCCGCTAGTTGCCGTGGATAGAGGTAAAATCTATCGTTTTCGAGATGGAAAACGCGATAGAATAGAAATTCGAATTGGAGCAATCAATTCTGAATTTGGAGAACTCATCCAAGGAGATTTAATAGAAGGCGACGAAGTATTGGTTAAAAACTAG
- a CDS encoding ABC transporter permease: MLFLAIRQILSRPQQSILTLIGIVLGTAGYIVFSGIMLGFQAVITDQLVNSDGQIKISPKDELITERTFEDVFFQNKVVRWLSPPSGRTDNSRLTNVLGWMDKLSNDHRVVSFAPQLTKEVIFVNGKSTAPARFVGVDPNIQPKVTNLSDYIVEGKLSDLSRGTSLAIMGEGVLNKLGAKIGDTISVYIPGTDLIPVKIVGILSTGNRLVDDVTVYSSLSSVQSITKSSGEVSQIIVKIKDIRSAASIAEDFRYFSKDKVESWDEVNASILQVFKTQDIVRNSTTFTIILVVAFGIYNILNMVVNQKKKEVAILRSIGFDEKDTIQLFIFQGLFLGTLGAIIGIFVGILGCYYIDGIPIGDPKQNSKALMKTMMISWDWMIYVKGFSIAVLSASIASYIPARMASRLSPVDIIRGAT, translated from the coding sequence ATGTTGTTTCTTGCCATTAGACAAATTCTTTCGAGACCGCAACAATCGATTTTAACATTGATTGGAATCGTTTTGGGCACTGCCGGTTATATTGTATTCTCCGGAATTATGTTAGGGTTCCAGGCCGTCATTACTGACCAACTGGTGAATTCCGATGGGCAAATCAAGATTTCTCCAAAAGATGAACTTATTACGGAAAGAACTTTCGAAGATGTTTTTTTTCAAAACAAAGTGGTTCGTTGGTTATCTCCTCCATCGGGACGGACTGATAATTCTCGTTTAACTAATGTTCTTGGGTGGATGGACAAACTTTCGAATGACCACAGAGTTGTTTCCTTTGCGCCACAGCTAACAAAAGAAGTAATTTTTGTGAATGGTAAATCGACAGCGCCGGCTCGATTCGTCGGGGTTGATCCCAATATCCAACCCAAAGTTACCAATCTGAGTGATTATATTGTAGAAGGGAAACTCTCTGATTTGTCAAGGGGGACTTCTCTTGCCATTATGGGAGAAGGAGTTCTAAATAAACTTGGTGCTAAAATTGGAGATACGATCTCGGTTTATATTCCAGGGACTGATTTGATCCCTGTAAAAATCGTAGGAATTTTAAGCACGGGTAACCGATTGGTTGATGACGTCACAGTATATTCATCCTTATCCTCCGTCCAAAGTATTACCAAATCCAGTGGAGAGGTCTCTCAGATCATTGTAAAAATTAAAGACATTCGATCTGCTGCCTCAATTGCAGAGGATTTTCGCTACTTTAGCAAAGATAAAGTGGAAAGTTGGGACGAAGTGAATGCTAGTATCTTACAGGTATTTAAGACCCAAGATATTGTCAGAAACTCAACAACATTTACAATTATTCTCGTTGTTGCATTCGGGATTTATAATATTCTAAATATGGTTGTGAATCAAAAGAAAAAGGAAGTAGCCATACTTCGTTCTATAGGGTTTGATGAAAAAGATACAATCCAACTTTTTATCTTCCAAGGATTGTTTTTAGGTACACTTGGAGCCATCATCGGAATTTTTGTAGGAATTCTAGGATGTTATTATATTGATGGAATTCCCATTGGAGATCCAAAACAAAATTCCAAAGCCCTGATGAAAACGATGATGATTTCATGGGACTGGATGATTTATGTAAAGGGTTTTTCCATCGCAGTCCTTAGTGCGTCAATTGCCAGTTATATACCGGCTCGTATGGCAAGTCGTCTTTCTCCTGTAGATATCATCCGAGGGGCAACGTAA
- a CDS encoding ABC transporter ATP-binding protein, which translates to MLGIEAKHIFKSFGEPPQDVLKDVSLEIAVGDFVALTGKSGSGKSTLLYIVSGLDNPTSGDVKLNGNSLVGMGSKEIHTLRNLSIGFVFQFHYLLPELTGLENITMPARKTGSHKLMEEYALHLMESFSVLHCKDKFPSQMSGGEGQRVAIARALVQKPKFLFADEPTGNLDTTNGDKVMEIFKRINKVDGTTILFVTHDPDYAGLASRRVHMIDGKIAEIS; encoded by the coding sequence ATGTTAGGAATCGAAGCCAAACATATTTTTAAATCTTTTGGAGAACCACCTCAAGATGTATTGAAGGATGTATCGCTTGAAATTGCAGTTGGCGATTTTGTAGCACTGACTGGAAAATCTGGATCTGGAAAATCAACCTTACTTTATATTGTGAGTGGTCTTGACAACCCCACCAGTGGTGATGTTAAACTGAATGGCAATTCTCTTGTGGGAATGGGAAGTAAAGAAATTCATACCCTAAGAAATTTATCGATTGGATTTGTTTTTCAATTTCATTACTTACTTCCTGAGCTCACTGGACTTGAGAACATCACTATGCCTGCGAGAAAAACTGGATCACATAAATTGATGGAAGAGTATGCTTTACATTTGATGGAAAGTTTTTCCGTATTACACTGTAAAGATAAATTTCCAAGCCAAATGTCTGGGGGAGAAGGACAAAGGGTTGCCATCGCACGCGCCCTTGTCCAAAAACCAAAGTTTCTTTTTGCAGATGAACCTACAGGAAATTTAGATACAACTAACGGAGATAAGGTGATGGAGATATTTAAACGTATCAACAAAGTTGATGGGACCACCATTTTATTTGTCACTCATGATCCCGATTATGCAGGCCTTGCTAGCCGTCGTGTCCATATGATTGACGGTAAAATTGCAGAAATTTCTTAA
- a CDS encoding trans-sulfuration enzyme family protein, with product MFEHFETDAIRIQTKRTGEKEHSTPLFLTSSFVFDDAEHARALFAEEVTGNQYTRFSNPNTTELIDKLCSLEHTEDGIATASGMSAVFTSVFGLVKSGDHIVSARAIFGSTHQIFANILPRFGVTTTYVDINKPELWETAFQENTKIVYIETPSNPGLDIVDLAWVAELCKKKKTILIVDNCFCSPYIQRPADFGADIVIHSATKYLDGQGRVIAGIILGKKEYIQPIRYMARNTGPSLSPMNAWIISKSLETLAVRMDRHSENAMKLAEFLEQSSDVELVRYPFLPNDPGYAIAKKQMKSGGGIVSFVIKGGVERARKFLDSLKWFSLTANLGDTRTTVTHPTSTTHSKLTEAERQAVGILPGLIRVSVGLEHIDDIIAEVKQALSNSK from the coding sequence ATGTTTGAACACTTCGAGACTGACGCCATCCGCATCCAAACCAAACGAACCGGGGAAAAAGAACATTCCACCCCGTTATTTCTAACTTCCAGTTTTGTTTTTGATGATGCAGAACATGCAAGGGCTCTGTTTGCAGAAGAAGTGACCGGCAATCAATACACAAGATTTTCTAATCCGAACACAACCGAGTTAATTGATAAATTATGTTCTTTGGAACATACTGAAGACGGGATTGCTACTGCTTCAGGAATGTCTGCTGTTTTTACTTCTGTGTTTGGGCTGGTTAAGTCGGGGGATCATATTGTATCGGCTCGTGCTATTTTTGGATCTACCCATCAGATTTTTGCAAACATTTTGCCCCGATTCGGAGTAACAACTACTTATGTTGATATCAACAAACCTGAGTTATGGGAAACTGCTTTCCAAGAAAATACTAAAATTGTCTATATTGAAACACCTTCCAATCCAGGACTTGATATCGTAGATTTGGCATGGGTTGCAGAGCTATGTAAAAAGAAAAAAACAATTCTCATAGTTGATAATTGTTTTTGTTCTCCTTATATCCAAAGGCCTGCTGACTTTGGTGCAGATATCGTCATTCACTCGGCCACTAAATATTTGGATGGTCAGGGAAGGGTGATCGCTGGTATCATCTTAGGTAAAAAAGAATACATCCAACCGATTCGCTATATGGCTCGTAATACTGGTCCATCCTTATCCCCAATGAATGCATGGATTATTTCGAAAAGTTTAGAAACGCTTGCAGTGCGTATGGATAGACATTCCGAAAATGCCATGAAATTAGCAGAATTTTTAGAACAATCGTCTGATGTGGAATTAGTTCGGTATCCTTTTTTGCCGAATGATCCTGGTTATGCGATCGCAAAAAAACAAATGAAATCTGGTGGTGGAATCGTTTCCTTTGTGATCAAAGGGGGAGTCGAAAGAGCAAGGAAATTTTTAGATTCTTTAAAATGGTTTTCCCTCACTGCTAATTTGGGTGATACAAGAACCACAGTGACTCATCCAACTTCAACAACCCATTCAAAATTAACAGAAGCTGAGAGACAAGCGGTTGGAATTTTACCAGGACTCATTCGTGTGTCTGTTGGTTTGGAGCATATTGACGATATCATTGCGGAAGTGAAGCAGGCACTCTCCAATTCAAAGTAA
- a CDS encoding multiheme c-type cytochrome, translating to MESHWIHPIQPQGIPPSHFSSLEKSLDPNACATCHTEQFQNWKKSFHAKSIGKGFLWQKEVLTPEEYKSCFNCHSPLPETKSELSTEYQTPEILNSKSHNFPNGITNPSIICASCHIRKQIRFGPPSKTNTETNKDNPNKIFPHNGYIVKEDFESSKFCRSCHESKEEGVRLNGKKLMEVYSEWEKSPFAKQGVECQNCHMPNREHSWKGIHDKTFVQNSISPSWQIKEQGGLYSIKAEIKSIRVGHMFPTYVVPKIYLRFYAITIENNRILLDESIVGRYVNTNLNEEYYDTRIKPNGILLVQFNYKPKDEIQEFLWEIEVDPDEQYVRSFEEQLSTKSNIISKQTKKMLEESLSEKKNSRYLLFTLNWRVPASLPQ from the coding sequence ATGGAGTCCCACTGGATTCATCCCATCCAACCACAAGGGATCCCTCCTTCACATTTTTCTTCATTAGAAAAGAGTTTGGATCCAAATGCTTGTGCCACTTGCCATACGGAACAATTCCAAAACTGGAAAAAAAGTTTTCATGCAAAATCAATTGGCAAAGGTTTTTTATGGCAGAAAGAAGTTTTAACACCTGAAGAATATAAATCTTGCTTCAACTGCCACTCGCCTCTCCCGGAAACCAAATCCGAACTATCAACTGAATATCAAACTCCAGAAATCCTCAATTCTAAATCTCATAATTTTCCCAATGGAATCACAAACCCATCCATAATATGTGCTTCATGCCATATTCGAAAACAAATTCGATTTGGACCACCTTCAAAAACAAATACAGAAACAAACAAAGACAATCCGAATAAAATATTCCCACATAACGGATATATAGTGAAAGAAGATTTTGAATCATCAAAGTTTTGCAGATCTTGCCATGAAAGTAAAGAAGAGGGAGTGAGACTTAACGGAAAAAAACTGATGGAAGTGTATTCCGAGTGGGAAAAAAGCCCTTTTGCAAAACAAGGAGTAGAATGCCAAAACTGCCATATGCCAAACCGGGAACATTCCTGGAAAGGGATTCACGACAAGACCTTTGTTCAAAACTCAATTTCTCCAAGTTGGCAAATCAAAGAACAAGGAGGACTTTATTCAATCAAAGCCGAAATCAAATCAATCAGAGTCGGCCATATGTTCCCTACTTATGTAGTTCCGAAGATCTATTTACGTTTTTATGCTATCACAATCGAAAACAATCGAATCCTTTTGGATGAGTCGATTGTGGGCAGGTATGTGAATACCAATTTGAATGAAGAATACTATGATACAAGGATCAAACCAAATGGAATTCTACTAGTTCAGTTTAATTATAAACCAAAAGATGAAATTCAAGAATTCCTTTGGGAGATTGAAGTTGATCCTGATGAACAGTATGTTCGGAGTTTTGAAGAGCAGTTATCCACAAAATCTAATATCATCTCCAAACAAACTAAAAAGATGTTGGAAGAGTCCTTATCAGAAAAAAAGAACTCTCGTTATCTTCTATTTACTTTGAATTGGAGAGTGCCTGCTTCACTTCCGCAATGA